Genomic window (Helianthus annuus cultivar XRQ/B chromosome 3, HanXRQr2.0-SUNRISE, whole genome shotgun sequence):
ACTTTCACTTTAACTTGTAGTCCCTTCATAAGCCCCTACATAACTACTATCACTTTTATCCTCATCATCAGTTTTATCTTCATCATGCTTACCACTGTCCATGTAACTTTCTTGTTCACTCAAGTCAACATATTCAGGTTCTACATCATTTTCTACATCCtgtttaggatttttcttaataTGTTGAATATAAAGATCAAGCACCTTGTTTGTTTTAACATATTCAAGCAGTCTAATGAAGTCAGTGTTACTGCCTAAGGGCCTTAAACCTAACATTAAATCTTCTCCTGGAACCCTAAAATGGTATACCACAACATCCTCTTCAGAATAGCCTAACTCTAAAAGCATATCATTCAACATTGTCACAGATAAAAAGTCAGAATCCACCTTGTCAATGTGGTCTACCTGACTCCCACTGTAGTCAAAATCATCCTCGTCAGTGAAATTACCTCCATGATGAAATCTCAGCATGATAAATCCAGGTCGGTTAGCTGTATATTCACAAAAAAAACCTTTTCAGAGATCGATTCAACTGACTTTGCCCTAacaattttgaaagaaaaaacatGAAATACGTACCATATTTTACTTCAGGATCAAACATTGTGCCTTCTCTTCGAACGCACCAGTTCCAATCTTCGTCATCCATTGTTAGGGTTTGAGTAGGAGAAGGGAACCAGGTTGAGGAAGTAAGAAGATGATGGGGTTTGGTTAGGTTTTGATCGAAACAGGGCTTTTAAgggggtttttatttttttattttctttaacataaattgtttaataataataaagaatGACAATTTTGCCCTTGGTTGAAATAAGGAAAAAGACAAATTTCAGTAAAAAAATTGATAAAATTTGACTTTTttaaaatttggactaaaatggcaaaaaaatgcaaacctcagggacccagatttaaaaaatttggaatttggactaaagtggcaaaagtgatcaAACCTCAGAGACCATTTTGTCTATTAACTcaagtattatatttgacccgactcttttctataaaaaaaaacttttgtcgAAACGTAATTCAGGGTAAAAATCAATTACAAAGTGTTTAAAAAtcgaggggttgtaagcattaatACTGAAATGTAAACGATgaatgaagaaaagagaaaagacaaaaagaaaaaaataaaataatgatgGTTGCTACTTTACATCCATCTTCTTTTTGTAAGTATACTAGTATTTGctccgcccgcgttgcggggtaCCAAGgcgattttctctctctctcataacatgtacgtTTGTGTTTTTGTTACTTGCAGatactacttataacacgatcttaaaaaaattacattgagTCAACCATTATCATATTTTTGCTAAAAAAAGATGGAAAATTATAATTTTTCAGGAAAAATGAGCGTGTGTCAGACCGCCGCctgacacgaataaaaattacacggagtcaaccaattaaaacaaaacactacaacagttaaaaaaaagtaaaacaatggcatgactgtaattttacactgggggcaaaattgtaatttaaccagagaaacaaacaaaaacgatggagaaaatgtaactttaagttgagggcaaaatcgtaacttggctggaaggaaaaaaaaaactaatgacaaaactgtaaatttaaacggggcaaagtCGTAACTTTCAACCGAgagcaaaattgaaatttttaacCGAGtgtaaaagcgtaaatttatttttaagtgggggtaaaaacataattttgaactgataacaaaatcgtaattttaaagcgggataaaatcgtaaatttattgTGCCAATAATTAGCTTTTCTGGATGCCAATGTGGCATCCAATGATTGGGCAGCCGCCCCTATTAGCCAATCAAAGGAAAGAACTATTACCGCCCATGAGGTTTGTTAATATGTAAAATACGATCCAATTAATTGGGTATTCTGCCATTTTATTACTCCATatataaataaacaagttttttTATACATAACCACTTGTATCTTATGCTTTGGGagtttttcagaaaaaaaaaaaaaaaacttaattttttacttttaactcaaaggtttttagcttttgtaattttaaccctacatgatttgtttttttaactttaacccaagactaaacttgattttttacttttaacccaaaggtttttagctTTTGCGATTTTATccttacataatttgttttttaactttaaccaaaaacttttcattatttgcaatttaactttacaacttttgtcacttatacttttcatctttggcaaattttcgttttacgtatagttctaaatttttcgactTAATACAACACAACGTACGAGTGTGAttaaacttttttatgttttgtttcaaattttgcaagttaacacggcgcaacgtgcatgtgtggttcaacgtttttacctctatttttttttatgtttgacAGGTTTGTCGCAACACGCAGATCCTAgttcgagtcagtgttggtggtcgatgacaattgtgtgacattagtactatttgacgcCGTTTTACACcacgccgcaacgcggggtgtgctttgggagttttctaaagaaaaaaatggttatgcatatggttgtcgtgaccttggctttgggggttttccaaaaaaattgattttcttacttttcaccaaaaagtatttcataaattacttttaacccaaaactattttttttttacttttaacccaaaactttttatcttttgcaatctatcctcgcaactttttttactttcaaccttggtcctttatagttttcattttccgcaaatttttcgttttatgcttggttctaaattttgtgacttaacacatcgcaacgtgcgtctttggtttaatgtttttacgtttcgttctaaattttgcaagttaacacgatgcaacgtgcgtgtgtgggtgaacgttttttcatcgtctatttttttcccgtttgacaggtttaacataacgtgcgggtcctaaatGGCGGGTCTTAGTTCTAGttactataaataagcaacattaTGATGCTTTATGAGTTGTACACCAAGCATTGGGtgtatttcaaaaaaaaaaaaaaatgattttccactttaaacctaaaggttttcattttttacaataaaacccttttgatttttttcacttttaacctaaatctttttatctttttaaaTTTAACCTTTACATTTTCTATTTTCAACTTTGTTCCTCCATACTTTTCACCTTTTGCAAGTTTTTCATTTTACATTTTACATTTCGTTACACGTCTATTATTCTACGTTTGACAAGTTCGTTCCAATGCACGgggtcctagatcaacttagttttTTCTTTCTACGTTTtatgtttcggtctaatttcttcgcattaacacaccgCAACGGACGTGCGTGATTCAACGATTTTACTTCTGTTTTTCGTTCagtgttgtttttttttatttattttattttacgaGCTCCTCTGTTGTTGGTTGTGTGGCATTGTGGATACTCGGCATGATTTTACAAACGtatttaacctattaatttttttactaaaaaTAATTTGTTTCGAGTTCACCCCTATACCTCCCttacttaaaaaaaaacatatttttacatgcatatttttatgtatgtgtcggtatgaattcgatttgctctacgttttgacataaacttttttctggaaacgagtcagatcaaatataatactttttctttaaaaaacatcttttatgtgcatattttatgtacgtttcggtataaatttgagttggcGTATGTttcaacgtaaacttttttgTGAAATGAGTGAGGTCAAGTATAATCTGTTTCCATGCTTATTTTATGAATGTTTCATTAATTTTGTTTCAAACCGAGTGAagtcaaattgtggtttcttTTTTTCAAAAGTTGTAGTTAATCTCTTTTGATTATACGTGTCAGTTTTTCCAttatacccgttacgttttctgTGTATGAGTCGAATCctatataatacgttatgattgtacgatataaatttgatttactttatgttttgatctaatcgcaatgcttatatatGTTACATTGAGTTTGATCAGATATGTCGAAATAcacgttttcatatggttaacacatcatATAACGTTTAGACTAATCAATTCAATGTTTGCAATGTATcagcgccgcaacgcgcgcgggtgttATTCCTAGTTTCCATACTATAAATTAACAACATATGTTGGCTTTATTGTGTTGTACCCTATGTTTAGAGGggtatttcaaaaaaaaaaaaagatttttcacttctaacccAAAACATCTCATCTTTGCAATTTAACCCATTtggttttttttacttttaacacaaagttttttatcttttgcaatttaaccccaacacttttttactttcaactttggcccccatatctttcgcaagttttttgtTTTGCGTTCGTtcaaaattttgcaagttaacatgccgcaacgtgcgtgtggggttcaaagttttttcgtctatttttccagtttgacaagttcgtcgcaacgcgcgggtcctagatcgacttagttatttttctatgttttacgttttagcCTAAAttttttcgcattaacacgccgcaatgGGTGTgagtggttcaacgattttacatcTGCTTTtcatttggttttattttttccttttctatttattttgtttttacgagtttttccGGTGTTGGTCGCTGATAGTGGTGTGACATTGGTGCTACTTTGCATGGTTTTACGCCCTCGCCGCAACGCGGGGCCTTAATACTAGTTTGGtgtaactagaattacgacccgccgcaatgcggcggggattctttagttataactaagccGATTTAGGATGCGCACGTTacgttgaacctgtcaaacgggaaaaaataggcGAAGTAAAAACCAAAGACGCACGCTACGTTGAACACGttacgttgcgtcgtgttaactcgcaaaatttagaacgaaacgtaaaaacgctaaaccaaagacgcacgttgcgatgtgttaatttagaacgaagcataaagcgaaaaatttgcggaaaatgaaaactataaaggaccaaagttgaaagcaaaaaagttgtgaggatggattgcaaaagataaaatgttttgtgttaaaagtaaaaaaaacaaatagttttgagttaaaagtaattcatgaaatacttttgggtgaaaaataaaaaatcatttttttttgaaaaaccctcaaaggccaaagccaaggttacaacaaccatacgcataaccattttttctttgaaaaacccccaaagccaagattacaacacataagtaaaaaaaatcaaaatggttaaatcgcaaaaacttttgaattagaagtaaaaaatcaaattagtcaaaggggttaaattaccaaagattaaaacattaaacttaaattgtcaaagattaaaactttagggttaaaaaggaaacaaagactaaaaaatttaaatataaattgtcaaagaataaaactttagggtaaattgtcaaagattaaaactttagggttaaaaaagaaacaaagattagaagtttaaacttaaattgttaaacattaaaactttagggttaaaaaagaaaaattccTTTTTTTTGAAACACTCCCAAAAAAACATTACAACTCATATATGTGTAATTAAGTTGCTTCTTTATAGTGGTTAATTTAAAACCTTAATGGATTTAGTTGGGCCAAAGTCTTGAATTTATTCAATTATCAGCCTACCATGAATTGGTAATCTCAATTTGATTCACCACAATATTAGATCTAAACTGATTTTATTACCTAGTAACATTATTTTTGCATCCAAATTTAAATCATCACAATATTAGACCTAAATCAACTCAAGATTTGATTCATCATAATATTGAGTCTAAAGTAATTTAACTTTAgtctattatttaaaaaaaagtatacataaaaatatataaaagaaaGTAAAAGTTTTGGGCCACAAAAGGTGAGTCCAGGACAATAGTGAATAGCCCCATTTGCCCTCCCATGGCAGGCCCTGGTCGTGGGATTCACCGTTTTAAACTATGAGTTTGTGATATATGTTTTAGAATTAATAAGGTTTAAATAGAGTTTAGACTAATTTGTATGCAACATTAATTTGTGATATTGTGCTTGTATCTatcgtttgtttgtttttcaaAAGTGAATCCATATTTAAATCTTTTAACTCGAACTAGTGGGATTACAATTGCTTTGCAACGGGCTTTTGGTTGGTAATTGGTATGGGTTTGGTTCGATGGCATTCCGAAAGAGATATGTCCAAGAGAACATCAACACTatgaaaaacataaaaacgaATATGGGCGCCGGTACTGATGTTGTTAAGTGATTTGGTCAAAGAAAAGAAGGTTTTATAATTAATAGGAAAATAATTGTTTGAAATTTGAACTTTTAATAGATAGAAAAGGTAGGATATGATAAAATGAGGGAGGTTGCATGTAAAGGTGACACAATTGAGATAAAGAATCTCTAACCTTTAAGCAACCTTTCACCCAAGGCAAGCAATTCTAAAAACTCATATATATGCTTGCTTATAAATTCATTCTTTACTTGTGCATCTCATCTTCAACATAATATTATATACATATCGATTGATATATTGATCCATCACCTACCTTAATTCATTCCTCAAACACATGGCGGTGGCAGTCACACATGCTGATCTCGCTCCAAAGCATAGAGGTGCCGATATTGGAAGCAAAACGGGTGTGGCATTGACGGTCTTGTCCATACTCCTAGGCTTGCTTTGCTTTGTTCTTTGTCTTATTGCTGAGGCAACACGCTCACAGGTACGTACGTACGTAGTAGGTGCTAGCTGGATcaaaattttatattatatacAAACAAATATTAACAACATAGGAAATTTGATTAAACATAATAATTTACATACAGATAGTACGGGGGGAGGCGAGTGATGGTGAATGTAGATACAGTGGCAACGGGAAGATGCCATTACTCTGCGCTGCGGGTGCATTTTTGTCCCTCGCGATTGCCATGGTGGTGCAACACACTCACTTGTTGTTGGCAGTTAGTAAATCGGACCCAGACCCGAGTCAACTGTCCAATCACAATCTCAACACTCTCACCTGGCAGGCTGCATTTTTCTTTATTACAACTTGGTATGGTGTATGTCTCCCTCCTTAATATATATAACTTCAACAACATCCTAGCTCCTCTTACAAATTAACAAACTATGTGTTATGTTCTTTCAGGATATGTTTTTCGGTTGGAGAAGTTTTGTTGTTAATTGGACTAAGTGTGGAGTCGGGTCACTTGAAAGGGTGGTTAAAACCCAGGTCTAGCTGCTTCATTGCTCGAGAGGGCTTATTCTCTTCCGCTGGTGTATTAGGAATTACAACCGTCTTTCTTGCCACTGGTTTGTCTATCACGGCTCTAAGAGCCCAATGGCTGCTGTTACAAGAAGAAGAAAATTATTCATCCCCAGTCCCACCAAGAGAAGACCGAATCATGACCATCCATGGTGAAGCTCCCATTGTTAGAAGACATGATGATCTATACCATGAGCCCGGACTGATCGAATATCTTAG
Coding sequences:
- the LOC110931058 gene encoding uncharacterized protein LOC110931058 isoform X2: MAVAVTHADLAPKHRGADIGSKTGVALTVLSILLGLLCFVLCLIAEATRSQIVRGEASDGECRYSGNGKMPLLCAAGAFLSLAIAMVVQHTHLLLAVSKSDPDPSQLSNHNLNTLTWQAAFFFITTWYGDMFFGWRSFVVNWTKCGVGSLERVVKTQV
- the LOC110931058 gene encoding protein MODIFYING WALL LIGNIN-1 isoform X1, which produces MAVAVTHADLAPKHRGADIGSKTGVALTVLSILLGLLCFVLCLIAEATRSQIVRGEASDGECRYSGNGKMPLLCAAGAFLSLAIAMVVQHTHLLLAVSKSDPDPSQLSNHNLNTLTWQAAFFFITTWICFSVGEVLLLIGLSVESGHLKGWLKPRSSCFIAREGLFSSAGVLGITTVFLATGLSITALRAQWLLLQEEENYSSPVPPREDRIMTIHGEAPIVRRHDDLYHEPGLIEYLRAFDKII